The Salminus brasiliensis chromosome 3, fSalBra1.hap2, whole genome shotgun sequence genome contains a region encoding:
- the LOC140551059 gene encoding ribosomal protein S6 kinase alpha-3-like yields METKKALRSLGFQVVRKIGEGSFGKVMLATSKKYPDQVAVKTTDLKLMKPGFVSKFLPRELAVLRKVQHPHIVQVHDILELSNRHVFIVMEAAATDLCHMIQELHHIPIDQAKRWFSQLVSAVVYLHQQNIVHRDLKCSNVLLTADDRIKLTDFSLVRISRGFPDLSETYCGTPHYAAPEVLLHEPYDPKRSDVWSLGVILYTMVTGSLPFDSNNLKRLPHLQKQPLKYPDGVTVDEPCKNFISYMLKFHYYLRPSVAEVAQHQWLQLPEDREKIDTEKALRSLGFEVLGNIQEGSFGKIKLATSKKHPKQVAIKIVDRILMEPDLETKFLPRELDILKTVMHPHIVQVHDIFEMPNHLVFIVMEAAATDLHQKIQELHHIPVDQAKKWFSQLVSAVDYLHEQDIVHRDLTCSNVLLTADGQIKLTGFRFGRISKGSPEESKTYCCTSYYTAPEVLLATPYEPKKSDVWSLGVILYVMLTGSRPYDHTDLKELPNLQQRPLNYPEGMAVEESCQDLIAYMLQFRPFFRPSVTQVAQHPWLQSSQEHEMSETADSSVAEAKSAPQESVFGFPERLCDESCKEIQQQQQNTIKHLEKIRVIGRFVVEAVDEDGEPSSHGDTSPLQEDDSSRAGASLTCRSVEAVEEEHGCFCCSPFCAAVKRAAKAYVVAPIIRASHSLRGKVKKFFISAVHNSSSSQQGAPHSAASTEAPACSGPEQRHPEEESSSSVDDQHGSQ; encoded by the exons ATGGAAACCAAAAAAGCCTTGAGGAGCCTGGGCTTTCAGGTGGTTCGCAAAATCGGTGAAGGAAGTTTTGGAAAGGTGATGCTGGCCACGTCCAAGAAGTACCCCGACCAGGTGGCCGTTAAAACAACGGACCTCAAGTTGATGAAACCTGGTTTTGTTTCCAAATTTCTGCCCCGGGAACTCGCCGTTCTCCGAAAAGTACagcaccctcacattgttcagGTGCATGACATCCTTGAGTTGAGTAACAGGCACGTGTTCATCGTGATGGAGGCTGCCGCAACCGATCTCTGTCACATGATCcaggagctccaccacatccccatTGACCAGGCCAAAAGGTGGTTCTCCCAACTCGTCAGTGCCGTGgtctatctgcaccagcagaACATTGTCCATAGAGATCTGAAGTGCAGTAATgttctgctgactgctgatgaccgAATCAAACTGACCGACTTCAGTTTAGTTCGCATCTCAAGAGGCTTCCCTGACCTGAGCGAGACGTACTGTGGCACTCCTCACTACGCTGCTCCTGAGGTGCTTCTGCATGAGCCCTACGACCCGAAGAGGAGTGATGTGTGGAGCCTGGGTGTGATCTTGTACACCATGGTCACTGGGTCCCTGCCCTTCGACAGCAACAATCTGAAAAGGCTCCCGCATCTCCAGAAGCAACCCTTGAAGTATCCAGATGGTGTCACAGTGGATGAGCCCTGTAAGAACTTCATCTCCTACATGCTGAAGTTCCATTATTACCTTCGGCCTTCGGTGGCAGAGGTGGCACAGCACCAGTGGCTGCAGTTACCTGAAGACCG GGAGAAAAtagacactgaaaaagcccTGAGAAGCTTGGGCTTTGAGGTGCTGGGCAACATCCAGGAAGGCAGCTTTGGgaaaattaagctggccacatcCAAGAAGCACCCCAAGCAGGTGGCCATTAAAATAGTGGACCGTATATTGATGGAACCTGATTTGGAGACCAAATTTCTGCCCCGGGAACTGGACATCCTGAAAACAGTGATGCACCCTCACATCGTTCAGGTGCATGACATTTTTGAGATGCCTAACCATCTGGTGTTCATCGTGATGGAGGCTGCAGCCACGGATCTCCATCAAAAGATCcaggagctccaccacatccccgTCGATCAGgccaaaaagtggttctcccAGCTTGTCAGCGCTGTGGACTATCTGCACGAGCAGGACATTGTCCATCGAGATCTCACCTGCAGTAATGTCCTGCTGACTGCTGACGGTCAAATCAAACTGACCGGCTTCAGGTTTGGACGCATTTCAAAAGGCTCCCCTGAAGAAAGTAAGACGTACTGCTGCACTTCTTACTACACTGCTCCTGAGGTGCTTTTGGCTACGCCCTACGAGCCGAAGAAGAGCGATGTGTGGAGCCTGGGCGTGATCCTGTACGTCATGCTCACTGGGTCCAGGCCGTATGACCACACGGATTTGAAAGAGCTCCCAAATCTCCAGCAGCGACCCTTGAACTATCCGGAAGGGATGGCGGTGGAGGAGTCCTGTCAGGACCTGATCGCCTACATGCTGCAGTTCCGTCCTTTCTTTCGGCCTTCGGTAACACAGGTGGCACAGCATCCTTGGCTGCAGTCGAGTCAAGAACA TGAAATGAGTGAGACTGCAGACTCATCTGTGGCTGAGGCTAAAAGCGCTCCACAGGAGAGTGTGTTCGGGTTTCCAGAGAGACTCTGTGATGAGAGCTGTAAGGagatccagcagcagcagcagaacaccATTAAGCATTTGGAGAAAATacg agttataggcagGTTTGTGGTGGAAGCCGTTGACGAGGACGGGGAACCCAGTTCTCATGGAGACACCAGCCCACTCCAGGAAGACGACAGCAGTAGAGCTGGGGCAAGTCTAACTTGCCGAAGTGTGGAGGCTGTGGAGGAGGAGCACGGCTGCTTCTGCTGCAGTCCtttttgtgctgcagttaaaagggcagctaaaGCTTATGTTGTCGCACCGATTATCAGAGCCTCCCATTCACTTCGAGGGAAGGTGAAGAAGTTCTTCATCTCTGCGGTGCacaactcctcctcttcccagcAGGGGGCTCCACATTCTGCTGCCTCCACAGAAGCTCCTGCCTGTTCCGGTCCTGAACAGAGAC atcctgaagaagagaGTTCATCCTCTGTAGACGACCAGCACGGCTCCCAGTAA